The following coding sequences lie in one Kamptonema formosum PCC 6407 genomic window:
- a CDS encoding T4 RnlA family RNA ligase, with product MELQDYLRQHGLDSLCSTYHIKLSRHQKYPHLVCLKYSQIESPLGEKIVQQCRGIILDSSQDWQIISYPYNKFFNYGEIHATPIDWSSAKVYEKLDGSLTVIYFYDGEWRVQTSGTPDASGEVNGFGFTFAELFWKVWNELGYQLPQETEQCFIFELMTPYNRIVVQQKDNQIILHGVRNIQTLLESDPSIWTEKYGWELVASYPLTSWTEVIKAAEHLDPMNSEGYIICDGNFNRVKVKSPQYVAISHLREGFSTRRMIEIILTNEGEEFLSYFPEWTELYEKVKNRYLSLIQEVEEVYRQYQHIENQKDFALAIKHLPYSGILFSLRSGKIASVKESLRNATIQKAEELLGLEYINLGL from the coding sequence ATGGAACTACAAGATTATTTGCGTCAGCATGGATTAGATAGCTTATGCAGCACTTATCATATCAAATTATCCCGACATCAGAAATATCCTCACCTCGTCTGTCTGAAATACTCCCAGATTGAATCTCCTCTGGGTGAAAAAATAGTCCAGCAGTGCCGAGGTATTATCTTAGACTCATCTCAAGATTGGCAAATAATTTCTTATCCTTATAACAAATTCTTTAATTATGGGGAAATTCATGCTACTCCGATTGACTGGAGTAGTGCCAAAGTGTATGAAAAACTAGACGGTTCTCTCACTGTTATTTATTTCTACGATGGCGAGTGGAGAGTACAAACTAGCGGCACTCCTGACGCTAGCGGTGAAGTTAACGGTTTTGGCTTTACTTTTGCGGAACTATTCTGGAAAGTTTGGAACGAACTAGGATATCAGTTACCGCAAGAAACTGAGCAATGTTTTATCTTTGAATTAATGACTCCTTACAACCGGATAGTTGTTCAGCAAAAAGACAATCAAATTATACTACATGGAGTGAGAAATATTCAAACACTTTTAGAGTCTGACCCTAGTATTTGGACAGAAAAATATGGATGGGAATTAGTTGCATCCTATCCTTTAACTAGCTGGACAGAAGTTATCAAAGCTGCTGAACATTTAGATCCGATGAATTCTGAAGGATATATCATCTGCGATGGTAACTTCAACAGAGTCAAAGTTAAGTCTCCCCAATATGTCGCAATTTCTCATCTTAGGGAAGGATTTTCTACCCGCAGAATGATCGAGATTATACTAACAAATGAAGGAGAGGAGTTTTTATCTTATTTCCCTGAGTGGACAGAACTTTACGAGAAAGTTAAAAATAGATATCTATCTTTAATTCAAGAAGTAGAGGAAGTTTATCGGCAATATCAACATATCGAAAACCAGAAAGATTTCGCCTTAGCTATCAAGCACTTACCCTATTCTGGGATTTTGTTTTCTTTGAGGTCTGGAAAAATTGCTAGCGTCAAAGAATCTTTACGTAATGCTACTATTCAGAAAGCAGAGGAACTTTTAGGGTTAGAATACATTAATCTGGGGTTATAA